One Cellulomonas soli DNA window includes the following coding sequences:
- a CDS encoding NADH-quinone oxidoreductase subunit C has translation MTDEKGNEVDAVDAAGRTTFPVVEVRTGMFGVQGTGDTSGYGGLVTTVTLPGPSERPYGGWFDEVVDVLTEVLDESGTGFANAVEAVVVDREELTLHVAREHVVEVAQALRDDPDLRFELSLGVSGVHYPNETGRELHAVYHVVSVTHGRRLRFEVAAPDGDAHIPSTTTVYPANDWHERETYDFFGIVFDGHPALARIQMPDDWPGHPQRKDYPLGGIPVEYKGATVPPPDQRRSYS, from the coding sequence ATGACCGACGAGAAGGGCAACGAGGTGGACGCGGTCGACGCCGCCGGTCGCACGACCTTCCCGGTGGTCGAGGTCCGTACCGGCATGTTCGGCGTGCAGGGCACGGGCGACACCTCCGGCTACGGCGGCCTGGTCACCACGGTCACGCTGCCCGGTCCGAGCGAGCGTCCGTACGGCGGCTGGTTCGACGAGGTCGTCGACGTGCTGACCGAGGTGCTCGACGAGTCGGGTACCGGTTTCGCGAACGCGGTCGAGGCCGTGGTCGTCGACCGCGAGGAGCTCACGCTGCACGTCGCGCGCGAGCACGTCGTCGAGGTCGCGCAGGCGCTGCGCGACGACCCGGACCTGCGGTTCGAGCTGAGCCTGGGCGTCTCGGGCGTGCACTACCCGAACGAGACCGGTCGTGAGCTGCACGCCGTCTACCACGTGGTCTCGGTGACGCACGGGCGCCGCCTACGGTTCGAGGTCGCGGCCCCCGACGGTGACGCGCACATCCCGTCGACGACGACCGTGTACCCGGCCAACGACTGGCACGAGCGCGAGACGTACGACTTCTTCGGCATCGTGTTCGACGGGCACCCCGCCCTGGCCCGCATCCAGATGCCCGACGACTGGCCCGGCCACCCGCAGCGCAAGGACTACCCGCTCGGTGGCATCCCGGTCGAGTACAAGGGCGCCACCGTGCCGCCCCCCGACCAGCGGAGGTCGTACAGCTGA
- a CDS encoding NuoB/complex I 20 kDa subunit family protein produces the protein MGLEEAPSGFLLTTVEDLVGYFRKSSLWPVTFGLACCAIEMMATGGSRFDISRFGMEVFRASPRQSDLMIVAGRVSQKMAPIVRQVYDQMAGPKWVLSMGVCASSGGMFNNYAIVQGVDHVVPVDIYLPGCPPRPEMLINAILTLHAQIQDEPLGKNRREIAAAAEAAALEATPTSHMTGLLR, from the coding sequence ATGGGCCTCGAAGAAGCACCCTCGGGATTCCTGCTCACGACGGTCGAGGACCTCGTCGGCTACTTCCGCAAGTCCTCGCTGTGGCCGGTGACGTTCGGTCTGGCCTGCTGCGCGATCGAGATGATGGCCACCGGCGGCAGCCGGTTCGACATCTCCCGGTTCGGCATGGAGGTCTTCCGTGCCTCGCCGCGCCAGTCCGACCTGATGATCGTGGCGGGGCGCGTGAGCCAGAAGATGGCGCCGATCGTCCGCCAGGTCTACGACCAGATGGCCGGGCCGAAGTGGGTCCTGTCGATGGGTGTGTGCGCGTCGTCCGGCGGGATGTTCAACAACTACGCCATCGTGCAGGGCGTGGACCACGTCGTGCCGGTGGACATCTACCTGCCGGGCTGCCCGCCGCGCCCGGAGATGCTGATCAACGCGATCCTCACGCTGCACGCGCAGATCCAGGACGAGCCGCTCGGCAAGAACCGCCGCGAGATCGCCGCCGCCGCCGAGGCCGCCGCGCTCGAGGCCACGCCGACCTCGCACATGACGGGCCTGCTGCGATGA
- a CDS encoding NADH-quinone oxidoreductase subunit A — translation MTNPFIPVLVLMGIAAVLALGGVGASAILGPKRYNRAKLEAYECGIQPTPHAIGGGRFPVKYYLVAMTFIVFDIEVVFLYPWAVSFADLAMFGLVAMMAFLVIITVPFVYEWRRGGFEWD, via the coding sequence ATGACCAACCCGTTCATTCCCGTCCTGGTGCTGATGGGCATCGCCGCGGTCCTCGCGCTCGGCGGCGTGGGTGCCAGCGCGATCCTGGGCCCCAAGCGGTACAACCGCGCCAAGCTCGAGGCGTACGAGTGCGGCATCCAGCCGACCCCGCACGCGATCGGTGGCGGCCGGTTCCCGGTGAAGTACTACCTGGTCGCCATGACCTTCATCGTGTTCGACATCGAGGTCGTCTTCCTCTACCCGTGGGCCGTGAGCTTCGCCGACCTGGCGATGTTCGGGCTCGTGGCGATGATGGCGTTCCTGGTGATCATCACGGTCCCGTTCGTGTACGAGTGGCGCCGGGGCGGTTTCGAGTGGGACTGA
- a CDS encoding geranylgeranyl reductase family protein encodes MLGATHDDADVIVVGAGPAGASAAYHCAAAGLQVLLLDKASFPRDKICGDGLTPRAVAELVRMGVPIDEQDGWIRNRGLRVIGGGHRIELPWPEISSYPSFGLARARMSFDHLLATHAQAAGAKLLERTMVTGPVRDERTGRVVGVTARPVDADGRRDGDEVVYRAPVVVAADGVSARLATGMGLQKRDDRPMGVAVRTYFRTPRHEDPWMESHLELWDGEPHRSNLMPGYGWIFSLGDGTANVGLGSVSSTAAATKVDYKALFAAWMANAPAEWEFTPENQVGEVRGAALPMGFNRGPLYGQGLMLAGDAAGMISPFNGEGIAYGLQAGRVAADAIAQGLARGTAAGRERAFATYERRMKDDLGGYYTLGRVFVRLIEHPEVMRICTRYGLPRPLVMRFTLKLLSDCYEPRGGDVVDRVIAGLARIAPAA; translated from the coding sequence GTGCTGGGAGCAACGCACGATGACGCGGACGTCATCGTCGTGGGCGCAGGTCCGGCGGGTGCGAGCGCGGCCTACCACTGCGCCGCCGCGGGCCTCCAGGTGCTCCTGCTCGACAAGGCCTCGTTCCCCCGCGACAAGATCTGCGGCGACGGCCTGACGCCCCGTGCGGTGGCCGAGCTGGTCCGCATGGGCGTGCCGATCGACGAGCAGGACGGCTGGATCCGCAACCGGGGTCTGCGCGTGATCGGCGGCGGGCACCGCATCGAGCTGCCGTGGCCGGAGATCTCGAGCTACCCGTCCTTCGGGCTGGCCAGGGCGCGCATGTCGTTCGACCACCTGCTCGCCACGCACGCGCAGGCCGCGGGCGCCAAGCTCCTCGAGCGCACCATGGTCACCGGCCCCGTGCGCGACGAGCGCACCGGCCGCGTCGTCGGCGTGACGGCCCGCCCGGTCGACGCCGACGGACGCAGGGACGGCGACGAGGTCGTCTACCGCGCCCCGGTGGTCGTCGCGGCGGACGGTGTCTCGGCCCGGCTGGCGACCGGCATGGGTCTGCAGAAGCGCGACGACCGTCCGATGGGCGTGGCCGTCCGTACCTACTTCCGCACGCCGCGCCACGAGGACCCCTGGATGGAGTCGCACCTCGAGCTGTGGGACGGCGAGCCGCACCGCTCGAACCTCATGCCGGGCTACGGCTGGATCTTCTCCCTCGGTGACGGCACCGCCAACGTCGGTCTCGGTTCGGTGAGCTCGACGGCGGCCGCGACCAAGGTCGACTACAAGGCCCTGTTCGCCGCCTGGATGGCCAACGCGCCCGCCGAGTGGGAGTTCACCCCCGAGAACCAGGTCGGCGAGGTCCGTGGGGCCGCGCTGCCGATGGGCTTCAACAGGGGTCCGCTGTACGGCCAGGGCCTGATGCTCGCCGGTGACGCCGCCGGCATGATCAGCCCGTTCAACGGCGAGGGCATCGCGTACGGCCTGCAGGCCGGCCGGGTCGCCGCCGACGCGATCGCGCAGGGGCTGGCCCGCGGCACGGCCGCCGGTCGCGAGCGCGCGTTCGCGACCTACGAGCGCAGGATGAAGGACGACCTGGGCGGGTACTACACGCTCGGCCGCGTCTTCGTCCGGCTCATCGAGCACCCTGAGGTCATGCGCATCTGCACCCGCTACGGCCTGCCCCGCCCGCTCGTGATGCGCTTCACCCTCAAGCTCCTGTCGGACTGCTACGAACCCCGCGGCGGCGACGTCGTCGACCGGGTCATCGCCGGGCTCGCACGGATCGCACCCGCAGCATGA
- a CDS encoding demethylmenaquinone methyltransferase, giving the protein MSRAGLEKDPRDVAAMFDGIARKYDLTNDVVSLGQDRAWRRETLRAVAAEPGQTVLDLAAGTGTSSEPLADAGVRVVPCDLSTGMLAVGKRRRPDLSFVAGDALHLPFADASFDAVTISFGLRNVTDVPAALAEMMRVTRPGGRLVVCEFSRPTWAPFRTVYTEYLMRALPPVARAVSKEPDAYVYLAETIREWPDQQELGRMLVRAGWSQVGFRNLSGGIVALHRAVRPE; this is encoded by the coding sequence ATGTCTCGTGCCGGCCTGGAGAAGGACCCCCGCGACGTCGCCGCGATGTTCGACGGGATCGCCCGCAAGTACGACCTGACCAACGACGTGGTGTCGCTCGGCCAGGACCGGGCCTGGCGGCGCGAGACGTTGCGGGCGGTCGCGGCCGAGCCGGGGCAGACCGTGCTCGACCTCGCGGCGGGCACCGGCACGTCGAGCGAGCCGCTGGCGGACGCGGGCGTGCGCGTGGTCCCGTGCGACCTGTCGACGGGCATGCTCGCGGTCGGCAAGCGTCGGCGCCCGGACCTGTCCTTCGTGGCGGGGGACGCGCTGCACCTGCCGTTCGCGGACGCCTCGTTCGACGCGGTGACGATCTCGTTCGGCCTGCGCAACGTCACGGACGTGCCGGCGGCGCTGGCCGAGATGATGCGGGTGACACGCCCGGGCGGACGACTGGTCGTGTGCGAGTTCTCACGGCCGACGTGGGCGCCGTTCCGTACGGTCTACACCGAGTACCTCATGCGCGCGCTGCCGCCGGTGGCCCGCGCGGTGTCCAAGGAGCCGGACGCGTACGTCTACCTGGCCGAGACGATCCGGGAGTGGCCCGACCAGCAGGAGCTCGGCCGGATGCTCGTCCGGGCGGGCTGGTCACAGGTGGGGTTCCGGAACCTCTCAGGTGGCATCGTGGCCCTGCACAGGGCGGTTCGTCCCGAGTAA
- a CDS encoding isochorismate synthase — protein sequence MSTQTSAPTDRVPHPLVVRTVALGDDDLTGLGDLAGSPFTRGPAGRRAADAGTPDPADLLGLLPADAPLAWVRRGDGLVAWGEALRVEVHGPDRFAQAERVWQEVLAHAIVRDEVRLPGTGAVAFGSFAFDEDSPAGGVVVVPSVVVGRRGGRTWLTTLTTGARLHGAPRLADVVGDRTPVHDPGEVTSTDGAVDAAGWRDVVARGVAAIRAGEVDKVVLARDVIARTQRPVDVRWALQRLADDYESCWTFSVDGLIGATPELLVRSEKGLVTSRVLAGTIRRTGDDAADVARAAILAHSSKDLEEHEYAVSSVAGALEPFCSSTNVPDVPFVLHLPNVLHLASDVTGVLAAPTGEQSHPSSLALAAALHPTAAVCGTPTQAARALIRRIEGMDRGRYAGPVGWFGADGDGEWGIALRSAQVDPDDDRRVRLFAGCGIVAASDPAAELAESEAKLIPMRHALGRGTGDR from the coding sequence ATGAGCACGCAGACGAGCGCACCGACCGACCGCGTGCCGCACCCCCTGGTGGTCCGCACCGTCGCCCTCGGTGACGACGACCTCACCGGCCTCGGCGACCTCGCGGGCAGCCCCTTCACCCGAGGTCCTGCCGGCCGACGCGCCGCGGACGCCGGCACGCCCGACCCCGCCGACCTACTCGGCCTGCTCCCCGCCGACGCCCCGCTCGCCTGGGTGCGACGCGGTGACGGGCTCGTGGCCTGGGGCGAGGCCCTACGGGTCGAGGTGCACGGCCCGGACCGCTTCGCGCAGGCCGAACGCGTCTGGCAGGAGGTGCTGGCCCACGCGATCGTGCGCGACGAGGTCCGCCTCCCCGGCACCGGCGCGGTCGCGTTCGGCTCGTTCGCCTTCGACGAGGACTCCCCCGCAGGCGGCGTCGTCGTGGTCCCGTCCGTCGTCGTCGGCCGACGGGGCGGACGCACGTGGCTGACCACGCTGACGACCGGCGCCCGGCTGCACGGCGCACCCCGGCTCGCCGACGTGGTCGGCGACCGCACCCCCGTGCACGACCCCGGCGAGGTCACCTCGACCGACGGCGCCGTCGACGCCGCCGGGTGGCGGGACGTCGTGGCCCGGGGCGTGGCCGCCATCCGCGCCGGCGAGGTCGACAAGGTCGTGCTGGCCCGCGACGTCATCGCCCGCACGCAACGACCCGTCGACGTGCGCTGGGCGCTGCAGCGGCTGGCCGACGACTACGAGTCGTGCTGGACGTTCAGCGTCGACGGCCTCATCGGTGCCACCCCCGAGCTGCTCGTCCGCTCCGAGAAGGGCCTGGTCACCTCGCGCGTGCTCGCCGGGACCATCCGCCGCACCGGCGACGACGCAGCCGACGTGGCGCGCGCCGCGATCCTCGCCCACTCCTCCAAGGACCTCGAGGAGCACGAGTACGCCGTCTCGTCCGTCGCCGGTGCTCTCGAGCCGTTCTGCTCCTCGACCAACGTGCCCGACGTGCCGTTCGTGCTGCACCTGCCGAACGTGCTGCACCTCGCCTCCGACGTCACCGGGGTGCTCGCGGCACCGACCGGCGAGCAGTCCCACCCCTCGTCGCTCGCGCTGGCCGCCGCGCTGCACCCCACGGCCGCCGTGTGCGGCACGCCGACCCAGGCGGCCCGTGCGCTGATCCGCCGGATCGAGGGCATGGACCGCGGTCGGTACGCCGGCCCGGTCGGCTGGTTCGGCGCCGACGGCGACGGCGAGTGGGGCATCGCGCTGCGCTCCGCGCAGGTCGACCCCGACGACGACCGGCGTGTGCGCCTGTTCGCCGGCTGCGGGATCGTGGCCGCCTCCGACCCGGCCGCCGAGCTCGCCGAGTCCGAGGCCAAGCTCATCCCCATGCGGCACGCGCTCGGCCGGGGCACCGGCGACCGCTGA
- a CDS encoding S1C family serine protease has product MSETPDQGTPQQDQPLGETQPITPAGATQPLPRMADTQPLTPPPATPPTAQPSAPVQPVQQTQPLPAGPAPAPVAPVVPAPPVQQPTGTHPTNPFLPPHPAAPADLRAQHEARLAQERAHAAAYGAAPAPAPMPQQVPQQPSYAYAQPAQPGDVPLQSIEPSGAPAKRRSIWLPVTSVGVIAALASAFGVAALTGAFGDDDTTRPSTLASIGTTTNESVPVSGSTSDNPDWEAVTSAVQASVVAIQVTTSSGTAEGSGVIIDAEGHIITNNHVVEGAEGDTVQVTLSDGRLYDATIVGTDSTTDLAVVQLTDAPDDLSPAALGDSDAVTVGEAVMAVGNPLGLANTVTTGIVSAVDRPVSTSETGTASDTVVTNAIQIDAAVNPGNSGGPLFNAKGEVIGITSSIATTSSDSGSIGIGFAIPVNLVSSVASQLIDSGTAEHAFLGVTLADGTATADGVTRRGAVVQSVSSDSPASTAGLQEGDTIVAIGGKTVGGAESLTAYVRALTSGTQVTLTVVRDGKAIDVDVTLAAREETTDTSSGSGSDSGSGSVDPQDMTPEQLWEWFQQQQEQQGSGQ; this is encoded by the coding sequence ATGTCCGAGACCCCCGACCAGGGAACCCCGCAGCAGGACCAGCCGCTCGGCGAGACGCAGCCGATCACCCCCGCAGGTGCGACGCAGCCGCTTCCCCGGATGGCCGACACGCAGCCGCTGACCCCGCCCCCGGCGACGCCGCCGACGGCGCAGCCGAGCGCACCGGTGCAGCCCGTCCAGCAGACCCAGCCCCTGCCGGCCGGGCCGGCTCCCGCACCGGTGGCGCCTGTCGTCCCGGCGCCGCCCGTGCAGCAGCCCACGGGGACGCACCCGACGAACCCCTTCCTGCCGCCGCACCCGGCGGCCCCGGCCGACCTGCGCGCGCAGCACGAGGCCCGGCTGGCGCAGGAGCGCGCGCACGCCGCGGCCTACGGCGCCGCACCGGCACCCGCACCGATGCCGCAGCAGGTGCCTCAGCAGCCCTCGTACGCGTACGCCCAGCCGGCCCAGCCCGGTGACGTGCCCCTGCAGTCGATCGAGCCGTCGGGTGCGCCCGCCAAGCGGCGCAGCATCTGGCTGCCGGTCACCTCGGTCGGCGTGATCGCCGCGCTGGCGTCCGCGTTCGGCGTGGCGGCCCTGACCGGGGCGTTCGGCGACGACGACACCACGCGCCCGTCGACGCTCGCCTCGATCGGCACGACCACGAACGAGTCGGTCCCGGTCTCCGGCTCGACCTCGGACAACCCCGACTGGGAGGCCGTGACGAGCGCCGTGCAGGCCTCGGTCGTGGCCATCCAGGTGACGACCAGCAGCGGCACCGCCGAGGGCTCGGGCGTGATCATCGACGCCGAGGGCCACATCATCACGAACAACCACGTCGTCGAGGGCGCCGAGGGCGACACGGTGCAGGTCACCCTCAGCGACGGTCGCCTGTACGACGCGACGATCGTGGGCACCGACTCGACGACCGACCTGGCCGTCGTGCAGCTGACGGACGCGCCCGACGACCTGAGCCCGGCCGCGCTGGGCGACTCGGACGCGGTGACGGTCGGCGAGGCGGTCATGGCGGTCGGCAACCCGCTCGGCCTGGCCAACACCGTGACGACCGGCATCGTCTCGGCGGTCGACCGCCCGGTGTCGACGTCCGAGACGGGCACCGCCTCGGACACCGTCGTGACCAACGCGATCCAGATCGACGCCGCGGTGAACCCCGGCAACTCCGGCGGTCCGCTGTTCAACGCGAAGGGCGAGGTCATCGGCATCACCTCGTCGATCGCGACGACCTCGAGCGACTCCGGCTCGATCGGCATCGGGTTCGCGATCCCGGTGAACCTCGTCTCGTCGGTCGCCTCGCAGCTGATCGACTCGGGCACCGCCGAGCACGCGTTCCTCGGGGTGACCCTGGCCGACGGCACGGCCACGGCCGACGGCGTGACCCGCCGCGGGGCCGTGGTGCAGTCCGTCAGCTCGGACTCGCCCGCCTCGACGGCCGGCCTGCAGGAGGGCGACACGATCGTCGCGATCGGCGGCAAGACCGTCGGCGGCGCCGAGTCGCTCACCGCCTACGTGCGGGCGCTGACCTCGGGCACGCAGGTGACGTTGACGGTCGTGCGCGACGGCAAGGCGATCGACGTCGACGTGACCCTCGCGGCGCGGGAGGAGACGACGGACACCTCGTCCGGTTCCGGCTCCGACAGCGGCAGCGGCAGCGTCGACCCGCAGGACATGACCCCCGAGCAGCTGTGGGAGTGGTTCCAGCAGCAGCAGGAGCAGCAGGGCTCCGGCCAGTAG
- the menD gene encoding 2-succinyl-5-enolpyruvyl-6-hydroxy-3-cyclohexene-1-carboxylic-acid synthase, which produces MADVTPSDPAPRPSDPSSGHGGAQEPQGEHPAVTAARVLVQAVAALGVEDVVLAPGSRSAPLAYALADAARPEGVRPAGAPALRLHVRIDERDAGFLALGLAKAAQAEGVLRPVVVVTTSGTAVANLHPAVLEAHHSGVPLLLLTADRPHELRGTGANQTTEQVGIFGSAVRLAIDVPAPTGRPGEDRDLRRTLARALAAATGARTAHPGPVHVDLAYREPLAPAGDAWPVPSRAGLTHVLPRGTSEGGARVGTATSALPTVSTTALGGAVGGPLTGAVPVVRTRGRGAVPTVVVAGDGAGPEARTLAEANGWPLLAEPSSGVRGGPHAIGAYRLLLDDPRLGGRVGRAVVLGRPTLSRPVQRLLGREDVEVLVVAPSGAGWPDASRNATDVLTEVPARMRLGRVGAPAGWLEAWRTAGSAALAAIDEVLDSGADAPPSRSGPRVTGPLLARAVAAVSRPGDALVVGSSNPVRDLDLVARWDVPPLVLANRGLAGIDGTVATATGVALGLPHRRVRAYLGDLTFLHDAGGLLRGSLEARADLQIVVAHDDGGSIFATLEHGDPARADVFERVFGTPHGVDLAALCAAYGVRHVHVGDVDGLLPALAAPGVGTSVVEVRVDRSGRRALTARIGAAVAAAVDAALG; this is translated from the coding sequence ATGGCCGACGTGACGCCGTCCGACCCCGCACCCCGGCCGTCCGACCCGTCCAGCGGGCACGGAGGCGCTCAGGAGCCGCAGGGCGAGCACCCCGCCGTGACCGCGGCCCGCGTGCTCGTGCAGGCGGTGGCGGCGCTCGGTGTCGAGGACGTCGTGCTGGCCCCGGGCTCGCGCAGCGCCCCGCTCGCCTACGCGCTCGCGGACGCGGCCCGACCCGAGGGCGTGCGCCCGGCCGGTGCCCCCGCCCTGCGCCTGCACGTGCGGATCGACGAGCGGGACGCCGGGTTCCTCGCCCTCGGGCTGGCGAAGGCCGCCCAGGCCGAGGGCGTGCTGCGCCCGGTCGTGGTCGTCACGACGTCGGGCACCGCGGTGGCGAACCTGCACCCGGCGGTCCTCGAGGCGCACCACAGCGGCGTGCCGCTCCTGCTCCTCACGGCCGACCGGCCGCACGAGCTGCGCGGCACGGGCGCGAACCAGACGACCGAGCAGGTCGGCATCTTCGGCTCGGCGGTGCGGCTCGCGATCGACGTCCCGGCGCCGACCGGCAGGCCGGGGGAGGACCGGGACCTGCGCCGCACCCTCGCCCGCGCGCTCGCAGCCGCGACGGGTGCCCGAACCGCACACCCGGGGCCCGTGCACGTCGACCTGGCGTACCGGGAGCCGCTGGCTCCTGCCGGGGACGCCTGGCCCGTGCCGTCGCGTGCCGGGCTGACGCACGTGCTCCCGCGCGGGACGAGCGAGGGCGGTGCACGGGTGGGCACGGCGACCTCGGCCCTGCCGACGGTGTCCACGACCGCCCTGGGCGGAGCCGTGGGCGGGCCCCTGACCGGCGCCGTGCCGGTGGTCCGCACGCGCGGTCGCGGGGCCGTGCCGACCGTGGTGGTCGCCGGGGACGGTGCGGGTCCCGAGGCGAGGACGCTCGCCGAGGCGAACGGCTGGCCGCTCCTGGCGGAACCGTCCTCGGGTGTGCGCGGCGGTCCGCACGCGATCGGCGCCTACCGCCTGCTGCTGGACGACCCGCGGCTGGGCGGTCGGGTGGGTCGGGCCGTCGTCCTGGGTCGCCCCACGCTGTCCCGGCCGGTGCAACGTCTGCTCGGCCGCGAGGACGTCGAGGTCCTGGTCGTCGCTCCGTCCGGTGCGGGGTGGCCCGACGCGTCGCGCAACGCGACCGACGTGCTGACCGAGGTGCCCGCCCGGATGCGGCTCGGCCGTGTGGGCGCCCCCGCGGGTTGGCTCGAGGCCTGGCGCACGGCCGGTTCGGCGGCACTGGCCGCGATCGACGAGGTCCTCGACTCGGGTGCGGACGCCCCGCCCTCGCGCAGCGGACCGCGTGTGACGGGCCCGCTCCTGGCGCGGGCGGTCGCGGCGGTGAGCAGGCCCGGGGACGCCCTGGTGGTCGGTTCGTCCAACCCGGTGCGGGACCTGGACCTGGTGGCCCGCTGGGACGTGCCTCCGCTCGTGCTCGCCAACCGGGGGCTGGCGGGGATCGACGGCACGGTCGCGACCGCGACCGGGGTCGCGCTCGGTCTGCCGCACCGCCGGGTGCGCGCCTACCTGGGCGACCTGACGTTCCTGCACGACGCGGGTGGGCTGCTTCGGGGGTCGCTCGAGGCGCGCGCCGACCTGCAGATCGTGGTGGCGCACGACGACGGCGGGTCGATCTTCGCGACGCTCGAGCACGGCGACCCGGCCCGCGCGGACGTGTTCGAGCGCGTCTTCGGCACGCCGCACGGCGTGGACCTCGCGGCCTTGTGCGCGGCGTACGGCGTGCGGCACGTGCACGTCGGTGACGTCGACGGCCTGCTGCCCGCGCTGGCGGCACCGGGTGTGGGTACGAGCGTCGTCGAGGTGCGCGTGGACCGGTCGGGGCGCCGTGCGCTGACGGCCCGGATCGGCGCTGCCGTGGCTGCCGCGGTGGACGCCGCCCTCGGCTGA
- a CDS encoding o-succinylbenzoate synthase gives MPDVLAPGSSDLHVWSIPLRTRFRGLTVRDGLLVRGDAGWGEFSPFWDYDVAESTPWWRSAREAADEGWPAPVRDRVPVNVTVPAVGPEEAHRIVTASAGCRTAKVKVAERGQGLADEIARLEAVRDALGPDGAIRIDANAAWDLDTAVARLVVLDRAAGGLEYAEQPVPTVADLAALRRRTHVPIAADESIRRAADPLAVARAHAADVVVLKVQPLGGVRACLRLAEQVGLPVVVSSALESSIGLAAGVALAAALPELPYACGLATAQLFTDDVVTDPLLPVDGAITVRRTAPDPAALARTAADPAVTARWLARRDAVLARTSGAGDGPDARA, from the coding sequence GTGCCCGACGTCCTCGCCCCCGGCTCGTCCGACCTGCACGTCTGGTCGATCCCGCTGCGCACCCGCTTCCGCGGCCTGACCGTCCGCGACGGCCTCCTCGTGCGCGGCGACGCCGGCTGGGGCGAGTTCAGCCCGTTCTGGGACTACGACGTCGCCGAGTCGACGCCCTGGTGGCGCAGCGCCCGTGAGGCCGCGGACGAGGGGTGGCCGGCACCGGTGCGCGACCGCGTGCCGGTGAACGTCACCGTGCCCGCGGTCGGCCCGGAGGAGGCCCACCGGATCGTCACCGCGTCGGCCGGCTGCCGCACCGCGAAGGTCAAGGTGGCCGAGCGCGGGCAGGGGCTCGCGGACGAGATCGCCCGGCTCGAGGCCGTCCGCGACGCGCTCGGACCCGACGGCGCGATCCGCATCGACGCCAACGCCGCGTGGGACCTCGACACGGCCGTCGCCCGGCTCGTCGTCCTCGACCGTGCCGCGGGCGGCCTGGAGTACGCCGAGCAGCCGGTGCCCACGGTCGCCGACCTGGCCGCCCTGCGGCGACGCACGCACGTGCCGATCGCCGCGGACGAGTCGATCCGCCGGGCCGCCGACCCGCTCGCGGTGGCCCGGGCGCACGCGGCCGACGTCGTCGTGCTCAAGGTGCAGCCGCTGGGCGGGGTGCGGGCGTGCCTGCGTCTGGCCGAGCAGGTGGGGTTGCCCGTCGTGGTCTCCTCGGCTCTCGAGTCGTCGATCGGGCTGGCCGCCGGCGTGGCGCTCGCCGCGGCGCTGCCCGAGCTGCCGTACGCGTGCGGCCTGGCCACCGCGCAGCTGTTCACCGACGACGTCGTGACCGACCCGCTGCTGCCCGTCGACGGGGCGATCACGGTCCGCCGAACCGCCCCGGACCCGGCCGCGCTGGCGCGCACGGCGGCCGACCCTGCGGTGACCGCGCGCTGGCTCGCACGGCGCGACGCGGTGCTGGCCCGCACGTCGGGCGCCGGTGACGGTCCGGACGCTCGGGCATGA
- a CDS encoding DMT family transporter, with product MAWVVLIVSGMLEAGWALSLKYSEGFSRLWPSVSFLVLAALSFAGLSFALRTLPVGVAYGVWVGVGASLTAVLAAVLLDERMSVVTVVSLVLIVAGVVGLNLSTQAH from the coding sequence GTGGCGTGGGTCGTCCTGATCGTGTCCGGCATGCTCGAGGCGGGCTGGGCGCTGAGCCTGAAGTACTCGGAGGGGTTCAGCCGGCTGTGGCCGAGCGTGTCGTTCCTCGTGCTCGCGGCGCTGTCGTTCGCCGGGCTGAGCTTCGCGCTGCGCACCCTGCCCGTCGGCGTCGCCTACGGCGTCTGGGTCGGTGTGGGCGCCTCGTTGACCGCGGTGCTCGCGGCCGTGCTGCTCGACGAGCGGATGTCCGTGGTCACGGTGGTCTCGCTGGTGCTCATCGTGGCCGGGGTCGTCGGCCTCAACCTCTCGACGCAGGCCCACTGA